A region of the Oncorhynchus gorbuscha isolate QuinsamMale2020 ecotype Even-year linkage group LG02, OgorEven_v1.0, whole genome shotgun sequence genome:
aggggtgtgaacactttctgaaggcactgtactttgTCATGCCTGCACCTTTTATGttatgtgttcctaatgtttcccCTATGTGCGTGAACTCTCAAGCAACAAGTTTATAGACTTCTCTGTTCTGGTGTGTCAGAATGTCAGACATTTCTAAGAGACATTATACGGTTGTCGTAGTTCCTGTCCTGTTTCTCATCTCAAAAGGTCACTAGTTTACTCAGATCGCTAGATGAGATTGAATTAGATTTGCCAAATATGGCTAAACATTGCTAAAAACAAAACAGACACCAGATTATCAAAACTGTTTTTATTCTGAGCTTAAACCAAAGTGTTTATTAGAGGGGAGGGTCAGTTCAGCTTGTCAAAGTACTTGAGTTTGCCCGCTGGGTCTGGGATTATCTGTGAAGAGTAATACATTGAATTAGTGCACAAGCAATTGTCATAAGAAAatcctatcaaatcaaatgtatttttaaagccctttttacGTCAGCAGATGTCATAAAGTGTTTATACAGAAAcccggcctaaaaccccaaacagcaagcaatgcagaagcacggtggctaggaaaaactccttcgaaaggcaggaacctaggaagaaacctagagaggaaccaggctctgaggggtggccagtcctcttctggctgagctgggtggagattataaataTAATCTCATGCACTCACTCAAAGCGGCAGttagcagttgaaacaataataaAGCGTATTCCCGACCCTGTTTCGGTAAAAAGATGGAGGGACgcggctggagaaatgtaactactcaAACTCATCGACAGAGCTATGGGGATGCAAGGATTGACCATCCATggttatagttttaaccatgttgaggctatatagtgttggtttacaaacattggaataAAACAAGCTCCTATTTTCAGGTTCTGAtagggtatgacagttgaactaagctcatgaggcatttagaagttattcttcaagaatcaaatgggtaaaaattgatgtagcaactgctgattgcccctttaaccaCACACAGTATGAAACTTACTGTGTCACTGCCGGGCTTCCATCCTGCTGGACACACTGCAAAAAAATTATATTTTAATTCACACaaactgtaaaaaaaataatgtaaaaaGACCATCCATAGCAACCACAGATAATTACGTGTTTAGCTGTATTATCTGAGAATGTTATGTGGCGAGACTGAATTTGGAGGCTGAGGTGTGAACCGTACCTTCACCGTGTTTGTCAGTATACTGGAAGGCTTGGACAAGCCGCAGGGTCTCGTCTACAGAGCGCCCCACAGGGAGGTCATTCATGGTGATCTGCCTCAGGACGCCCTTGTCATCGATGATGAACAGGCCCCTGAGGGAGACAATTAAAACAATGAGAAGTTCGGTTCAGTTTCAAACCGCATTACTTTAAACCTCATGAACTTATAAGAGTTAACAGGTGTTTTGTTGTaccataaaataaaaaataaaaatggtagTAGTACTAGTAATCTTCTTTTGAAGTGGCTTCTACCCCCGTGAGCAAGTGGAAACTGTACCTGAGTGTGTGTCCTGCGTCCTCCAGGAAGACTCCATAGTCTTTGGAAATCTGGTGTGTGAGGTCAGACAGCAGAGGGATTTTCATTGGTCCGAGTCCCCCCTGCTTCCTGGGTGTGTTGATCCTGTTAACAACAAAGCcggagggagaaaaaaaaaaactctgaaATTAAAGTCCAAGCACCTCTGAAGAGGGGTGTGATGCATGTAATCTTACCATGCCAGATGTGTGAATTGGGAGTCAACAGAGCAGGCAACAACCTCAGCATTGATGGCACGGAACTCGTGCACACGATCACTGAACGCAATAATCTCAGTCGGGCAGACAAACGTGCTGCAGGTACACAGAGTTCGTGTCATCAGAATAACACATAGCCAACAACATTATTACTTTACCAAAGCATACTGGATTTTCATTAAGTCACTGGTTCTAAAATACAGCAAACATTTGTATAACAGTTACTACAGAATATATTTTACAATACACTACTAATAATTTCTCGCTTTCCCTGAATCTCCCAATTAAAATCAGATGATTTGGATTGCTATTTTATATTTATTCATCCTGGTACATTACTAAAATCACTTTAATATCCAGACAAAATACCATCGTTATACTGCCTTTTCTTTATATCTGAAAGGGGAAACCAATAACAAACCCAGTTTGCCAACAGCTCTGAAAACCCAACAGTAACATTTTTTCTAGGCATTGGGACAATGCTTTAATTGCATGTGTTCTTTCCATTTAAATGCATGTAGTTCAGTCCTTAAGCTGTTCTTGTACATTAATGTTCAGTCTGTCATGTGTGTGGACCCAAGGAGGAGTAGCTGCTGTGtgagcaacagctaatggggattctAATAAATAATTTACATTTCTGTTGCTTGATTAATTTCACCAGTTATTTCTCCTTGCATGTTTAGCTCCAATTATTTAGATAATTGCCTAGTGCTTTAAGTGCTTCTTTAAGCAAAAATGCCattaaaatatatgtatttttaaaattttacccctttttctgcccaatttcgtggtatctaattgttgtagtagctactatcttgtctcatcgctacaactcccgtacgggctcgggagagacgaaggttgaaagtcatgcgtcctccgatacacaacccaaccaagcctgctTCTTAACAGTGTGCAtcaaacccggaagccagccacaccaatgcgccggaggaaacaccgtgcacctggccaccttggctagcgcacactgcgcccagcccgccacaggagtcgcgatgagacaaggacacccccaCCGActaagccctccctaacccgggcgaggctaggccaattgtgcgtcgccccacagacctcccggtcgcggccggttacgacagagcctgggcgcgtaCCCAGGAACTCTGATGGCacagcgccacccgggaggccctaaaatatatatttttaaatcacgTTCATCTAGGTCAGACATTTGATTTTAATACAATCGGAAAGAGCAAATTCTAGGGGTTCTAAAGCACTTAAAAGCGATGTGGGCAATGGCTCGGTTTCAGAAGATCactttttaaaattgattaaCAGCGGGTCCACATGTTCCCGCAACACTCAAGTTGTTtgggaaaaaaatattatttatattttattcttACTAGAAAATGTTGTGTTGACTGATCTGGGCAGGGGAATGGAATTGTGTCTTGTTTGATTAATGAACTATTGATTTCATTTGCATGGTGCAGCCATAGCCTATAGCCTAGGCTGCACAGACGAGTAACATAAAACTCAAAATATGCTATTctattgaaatacattttcttagcATCTTAATGTTTCTTAAGATCTGCCGAAACTTATAATAATAAATGGATTTCTTTGTGATGGTATATAGTCAATGGATTTATTCAAATAGACATCCGCTGGCTGCGCAATGGGCTGTAGCCTGTAAAATGTGCAAACCGACAAGTGGTAAAAATGGGACTGTTTGAAAGGGGGGTCATATAAAACATTGccctttaaaaataataataaatgatgTCTGAAACACGTATAACAacgtttttaaaaaacaaaacaaaaacattttatgaCAGTAGCAAAAAACACCATAAAAGAGGATTATTTTAGGATGGAGGTCAGTAAGAGATAGTACTCACAAGTCCAGGgggtagaagaagaagatgaggtatttccctttgtagtccgacAGTTTGAGCTCCTTAAACTTACCATCGATGACAGCTGATCCCTCAAAATAAGGTGCAGGCTTTGAAACTGCAAAAAGACGaaataacaaaaacacatttGATGACAGTTCAAAGCACGAGCAAGCAAGTTATTTGCTTATCACATTTTAGGGAAAACCCAATCAGAACAGACTTCCTGCTGTGTATCCCAAATGTTGCATATACCAACAAACCATTATTTAGTGTCCTTGGTCAACAATGAATAGTATTTGTTCATAGTTGGTGAGCAGTGTGCAGATAGGCCTATGGCAGGCTTGGGGCACACAGCTTTCGTTCACCAAAGAGGGCTTTTTTGAAAGTAGAGGGCTTTTTATGCTTCTATAACCGTATCGTATTTGGTGGTTTTGGCTGCCAGTCAGTTTACCTCAGAACATTTTTGGTCCTTGGATGTTAATCGCTTAGGCTTGCCcatgtaaccaatgtgaaatggctagctagttagcggtacACGCTAGTAGTAGTGTTTATTTCGTGACGTCATACACTgaaaccttgaagtagttgttttccttgctctgcaaggggtGCGGCTTTTGTAGGTAACGATGcctcgtgggtgactgttgttgatgtgttcagagggtcTGGTTTGAACATAGGTTCCGTcaaaagagagggacagaagcaatactgttacacCTACACTCCTTAACAGTACATCTTGGGATAGGGCACACCTGGCTACCTCTTGGGGTGCATCCTGGAAGTGGCCtccttatcttctctcctctactgaTTAGAAAACGGAACAAATGTGAAAGCGATAGGGAAGGTACCAGCCTAGAATTTAATTTCACCTGCCTTTTTAAATGAATGCAGATAAAGAAAGCGCAGACCTGATGAGAGGAAGCCACTTAACATAACACTGACTTAGATGCATCCATTGGGATTGTATGGTGCAACAGCTGTTATTGCTAGGGCCCTCCTGTCTGGTTCCTTGAGGCAGTAGTTGGAGTAGCCAGCATATTCTGACCCTACCATCCCGCTTGTTTATACTGAGCTGCACTGGGGTCGGAACACAATCATGGTTAGATTAAGACACTGCAGTGCCAGATCACAAACTACGGTTTCAGAATTTAGGCTTCGATATCAATACCAGCTTAGTATAATGATAATCAACACCATAGCGATACTATTGTGAAAAAAGTACTTAATAAAGTCAAATATACAGCACTGTTATTGTATGAAACACATGGTCAACTCGCCATCTGGACTGCTAGGCCaatgggtgtgcaggcttttgatcCAGCACTGCTCAAACACACCGGACTCAGCTTAACAAGGTCCTGTTAAGTAGTTGATTTGTCAAATCTGGTGTGTTAAGATTGGGGCTCGAACAAAAAAAAGTGTACCCCCCCTGCAGCTCTCCTTGACCTATTATGCTGTACCATTTGAACATTAGCCTAAAACCAAAAAATAGGTATCAAATGGCTATACTTCGAAGCAAAGTAGCCAAGCGGTTGAGTAGGGCTCTAGACTTACAAGTAAGACGTGAAAGAAGTAATGGAAAGCCTAAATAActtcaggagtaaaaatatgcttaaccagtcacataataagttgcatggacacactgtgtgcaatagtgtttaaAAAATTTTTTTGAA
Encoded here:
- the prdx4 gene encoding peroxiredoxin-4, with the translated sequence MNVMLHMKMLKDILSVFCTICLVTKFTTAAQDGSNGKKDQECYNYAGGHVYPGEAFRVPVSDHSLHLSKAKISKPAPYFEGSAVIDGKFKELKLSDYKGKYLIFFFYPLDFTFVCPTEIIAFSDRVHEFRAINAEVVACSVDSQFTHLAWINTPRKQGGLGPMKIPLLSDLTHQISKDYGVFLEDAGHTLRGLFIIDDKGVLRQITMNDLPVGRSVDETLRLVQAFQYTDKHGEVCPAGWKPGSDTIIPDPAGKLKYFDKLN